A segment of the Scophthalmus maximus strain ysfricsl-2021 chromosome 11, ASM2237912v1, whole genome shotgun sequence genome:
CGCTTGTCATCTCTGGAACCCCGAGGAGCTTCCTGCTTCCTACAAAACAGATTGAAACAAAGATATCAACTTGGCTCAACTTGCTGGATGCATGAATAAGAGTTTCCACATTTATCTGATATAGATAACTTTTAGTGAGATGGGGCCACGGGGCTGTTATTCTGTTAAATAATGATGCAATTACGCTATGTATGGCTGAGTGCGAGGCGCGATTGTCCTTTGATTGGAGCCCGTCAAAACTTCCTggggtgacatcatcacatacAGCTGccctgtaaaacaaaatattaacgTCAGCTGCAGAGATTAAGTGTATagtgaaaacatttacaatttCATGCACCATAGAGCCTTACCATAgttttaaaaatggattttggttggtttaaacatttaattcatttttcttaatGATTACCTCTatcaaggaggttatgttttcatccccgtccatttgtttgtttgtttgtctgcaggattatgcaaaagctACTGAACAACTTTTAAAGGGACTTGGTGGAAGTTGAACTTGGTTCTTTAACATCATGAGATAGGGCTAGGTTTTtgtcccagggaataattcatggattttgaggaaagaaatcaggcatatttaggggactgatatctgtgagtgtgtgcaatttttcCAGCTgaaattgaatttaaggggactgtttgGGTCTTGGCGGaggttttgatttcatttgaatttcacatGATCACTATTGATTTCCAATGAAAATTTTTCGAGCAAGAACATATTAGATCCAGCGCACACGCACGTTGTCACAGTAATGTGCCCGGACATACATCAACTGTGCATACGCGGTAGTTACCCGTGGGTGTCGTCTGGCCCAGCAGTGTGTCAGAGGCCTGCACTGTGGTCACCATGGTGCCAGTCGTGGCGTCTGCGATGGTGGCGGGGTAGTAGGTGTACTGCGTCTCAGGGCTGCCGTCCCCCTCCAACCCCTCCGACTGGGAGAACACAGCCTGAAGTCAAAGACACACCGTTTAGCTGCTAGTAAAGAAATGAGTGATCAGACCTGTGAGCTTCTATCAAGGCGGTTAGCGGTTAACAGACGGTTGCGGTCTGGGCTCTGACCACAACAGGTGgatgttctttgttttatgtctgttttAGATTTACTTTGACAATGATGGGTCATTATCCTTCTGCATCACGCTACTTTTACTGATCTTCAGCTGCAGTCAAGTCACCCCGACATCATACAGAATAGCCGTTTTCAGATATGAACAGACAGAATtgcgtccggacattttccggagtttgccatTTGCGGCAGGGGTTTGTCCGTGTcggacgtgttcacaacagcagcaaagcattctgtggcgtctgggtggaTACCTTAATAAAACTCCTTTGCCCCCCCCTTCATTGATGTGCAGCTGTAGAGGCCCAGAGGCAGCGGAGCAGCCTAAGATAATGATGCTCCCTCCACCATGCCTCACTGTCGGGGACCATGTTTTCATGTAGGTTTTCACACCATACACTGTGCTGTGTTCTTCCCAAACAAGTCCGCCTTAGTTTCCTCAGTGTACAAAACATTTCCCGAAGGAGTGTGGTGAAGTGTCATGCTGGTCTTCAGAAAACTTCAGGTGCACAGtcatgtggggttttttggagAGCACCGGCTGCCTCTGCATGGTAGACTGGTGAACAGTGAATTCCTTGAGTCATTACTATGGTTACTTTTTTACCTCAATGATCATTCTTCGTTGCGCCTTTGAACTCATCTGAGCTGGATACCTGTAGCCACAGAACTAAACCATCCCCATTTATGGAGAGTGTGGCTGTGGGCAGATGAATATCTACGGTCTGCGAGAGGACTTTGTGCAAGTGACAAAATTTGTGATTGAAATTCTTCCGACGTCTCTTTTCTGCGATGCACCTTTCACATCGGCCGATGATGCTCGTGAACAGCAAACTCAATATTTTTGGGTGATTTTTCAAGTCAGAGTAGCTCTATCACACACCTACTTTCATTGACTGGAATGCAGGTTGGATAACTCCTGACTTTTAGAACAAATTTATACATACATCCAAAGggttcactttaaaaaaaaaaaaaaaggagatgccTGCTCCTACAGTCAGTCCGTGATGCTCTCACCTGTGTGACAGTCTGACTGGTTGCAGGGAAACCGGTGACCAAGCTAACCGCTGCAGCTCCATCCGTCTGAGCCTCCAACTGGCCATCGGACACCTGGATCACTCTGTAGGTCACCTGCAACACAACGCATGGCACCAGATATCTCATTCCAGCTGAGGGCGACACATAAACCACTGTGGCGCGTACACATAGAGAAGCGATGTTTAACTTCTGCTTAAAGGGGCTTTGCTAATGCGTCGGGCACACTAgtttccaggttgacgcactcactgcccgtcacatcacagctcacactaccTCGGATTTGCTACAACTTACAGGATTTGTTGGCGAGCTGAAAATTGGGCTTAAaattgtgtagtgtgaactcgaCAAAAATGAAGTGGGTTATGACAACTGAGACCAGGACTATGACCGACATGATTGTCAAGAAATGTGCAGTCGCACACAGGAAAATTGTATGTGGGCCATGATGGTAATTTCCGATGTAAAGTTTGATTTTGTGCTCGCAGAAGAAAATCTGTGCTCTTATTTCGCCCAAAAACACAGCTTTGACTGTAGAATACGTTTTTCTGAGAACAAGATCATCCAGGAAAGCCTGAGGGGGGGGATTTTTGACGCCGGCTCCTTTCGACACGttgcttttatttcattgtttgttgaaataaaagttGGAGAAAGCAGGCACTCCCCTTTGTTATCAGTCACATGGCCGCCAAGATATGGTtacgatttctttttttaatgtttgcaaaaaaacaactgtcaaTTGAAACTACAAAACAATAACGTGTGCAAAAAGTGAAATGGTCTGAAAACCTTCTGAAGTGACTAGTCGAAAAAACAACCTAGAACACACTTCGATTCTCTTCAAAAGTTATAAGTGTGTTATCCTTAAACTTCAACTCTGTATCTACTATATTGATCcaaaatctatatttattttgttgactTCGGGTCTGTATGCAATATCTCCCCTGAAGTTTTTCCCTAGATTTACAGCTTGTACCTGCCTCGAGTTAGGGCTGCAATTTTGCATTGACATAATCGATAACAAAAAATTGTCGATTTGCGCAGAATGCGTCGACGCATCGCACAGATTGCGCTCGTCCCCAGTGATGGCAACTCCTGTTCTGGGGTGTGCAAAAAATGAAACTTCATCCGAAAAAGCTTGTTTATATGAGTGGCGTAtgtgcatcgtgtgtgtgtgtgtgtgtgtgttgcacaacgggagagagagagagagagtgactgtGAACATGGCTCGGTTTCGAAAGACTGAGTTCGCTGCAGCGGTGAATTGGCGGTGCAGGTTACAGTCTGTCTGTTCAGTCTCAAGACAAATGCCAAGTTTCTGTGTTATTTAAACGCCGGTGGGGTCCCGGCCGTAGCGAGACAACACTTGGGCCCTGGAGAAAATGAAAGCTCATCCCCCCTTGAGGAAAAGAATGCAAACTCAAAAACTCAAAAGCGACGAGAAAGTTTGCGTGAAATACAAAGCTCCAACTTGCCTAGCAGCACAACAAGGAGTGTTTGTAGATAGAGATAAACACCCTTCTTtgtgaaaacagttgtttttaGATGGAATAAATACTTAAAGAGACCaataagtgaaattaaatgagattTAAAGTGAGAAAACGTCAAATGGTACAGCTGACCATGTCCCCATAAAGCCTgcaactttgctctgcttcactttatcaggATAAAATTCGCAACAGGTAATGTTGCAAGTTAACCAAAGGATTAATCAAAAACATAATCATTAGATTAATCCATTAAAAAATGCTTGTTAGCCCCAGCCTCACCACGAGCAAGAATGTATGTGTGGTTATGTGTACTATCATTGTGAATATATCAATGCAAAAGGCCTATTGGTGGAAATAAAAGTGTAAGGTTGCGTTGAGAGATTTGAAGTTAACtactacattcatttagcagacgcttttgtgCAGTGctttcaaccatgaagatattactcacAAGTGTGAGAATtaataaggaaaaataaacattcatcagATAGGCAAAACCGCTACAAGTGCTATTTGTAATTAAGTGCAATTTCTTTGGTGAgtgtgtttaatataataaattcaggaaggaaggtgcagtctgaacaggtgagttttcagtctgcaacGAAAGCactgaagggattctgctgttctgatgtcaatggggagctcgttccaccattgtggaaccaggacagaaGAACCTCAAACGGGTCAATTCAACTCCCTGCTTGTCTTtccagatcccccccccctcaccacgAGGCCCTTTCCTACCTGGCCGCCTGCTCCTTCCGTCTTGAACAGATACTTGATGGGCTGGTCGGTGAAGGTGGCTGCCGACTGGATGGTGGCAATAGCTGCCGGGTCCTCCGCAGTGGCGACGACAGATCCTGCAGGGGCACAGAGCCAAGTTAGACCCCGGTCGGCTTTTTACAGGCggcaagaggggggggggggggggggagaaatcaATAAAGGTCTGGGAAAGAGCACCGATAACAGAGCGACTTTTGAGTGAGAGGTGGTGTAAGGAAAGTGGTGTGGAGTTGAGTGAGCACAAACAACGCCTGTTGTCATGGAGAACGTGTGTatgaactgacacacacacacacacacacacacacacacacacacactagaactTTTACAGACAGTGACTGAGCCTGCCCACTGAGAGAACCCTCGTATTCACGACACAGTCCTCTTAACAACttttaaatgcatttcaaaacGTGAACATGTGTGCAGCAACTGGTAACATCGGAAGTTCCGGTTACCTTCCTCGTTGATGGTAACTGTCCCATCCGGTTCGGGGCTCTTCTGttggctgcacacacaaacagcacaaaggTCACGTTGTGGCTCCGTGTGGCCCGGCGGTTCACGGAGTCACCGCCGGGCCGAAAGTACAGAGACACGTCGGGTTGTTTTTTGGTGAACAATGGCGCTGCACTCACCTCTTCATCGCTGCCGACAGCCTTGAACGAGGAGACCGCCCTTCGCTCGCTCCCACAGCCGCAGACTGCAACGCAAGTTCATCAGTTTGacagagagcggggggggggggagagaaccAGGGGGGGTGAACTGCAGCGTGTTGACAGTTGACAGTGGCCGTCAAACGACAGTGTGGACCCCGCGACGGAAGTTTCCACCTGGACCGATGTCGGAGGAGGGTTCGCTGAGCAAGCTAGCTGGAGGCTGAGCGAGCCACAATAAAACCCCAGTCACGACGAGCGTCACTAGAGGCGATAACGGAAACTGGACGTTTCTtgctttcacaataaaagcctgcaCTGTACGGACCGTACCAGAAACACATTGCGCGACCGTGCACGTGTAGGGTAAATGGTGTTTTCGTTTacttccccaaaaaaaaacattggcaaCTGGTGATGATATTATTACTTTTGTATCATGTTACGATACAGATATTTTAATTTGGGGATTTCACCGGAAATACACGACTTTACCGTGGCTAGCGCGACATGGATTCTACCGTTCTTCTTACATTGCCACTCGGCCCCAGCGGTTTTTACAGATGTTTTCAAAAAGCACTTTCCTCCTCTTGCTAGCTTAGCGGACGCAGTGCCCGCGGGGTCCAACGACGATGTAAAATCATATGAAATGTTGTACACTGTCAACACAGAGCTAAATCGTGTACAATATATTCCAGTTCGAACAAAGATCTACTTACGCCGCAGTGGTCCCTCCCCCGATATTTGTCAACAGACCTGCCTCGGCGTTCTGGCGTTGCGCATGCGTCACCGGAAGTAACGTCACGTATATCCAGCGGCTGGCGCTCAAATATGAATTTTACACAAGAAAGCAATAAACAATAGCTGAATCGCGGTCTGTAAATGGCTACACCTCACTCTCAGTGGAGCGGGACATTTAGGAAATATAATGTCCCTTGAATATACAAGGTTAAAAGGgacagcagcttcacaaatCTCAGTAGTGAGGGGTGACAACGTTGTTAGCCGTGCTGTAGACATTTACAGGGACCGAGAGTATCCTACAATTTCATATGTTGTACATACTCAGCATCAACTTTATAACCAGTTCCCCGTTTAAATCATAGTCTGCATGTAATGGGGTTTCAAGTCTGCATAAACACAGTACACACCAGGATagtatggttttattttgacacgagAATTACAACCGGAAGACGTAAACGTCGTTAACTCGACGCAGGTCCCATTACAGGGTCTACACCTGAGCCGAGAGGGTTCACTGTGGAGGCGGATGATCAAGTTGGAGTTTGACAACTTTATTGTAAGAAATTCATCACAATAATCACTTTGACACTCAGGTGAAACTGTATGACTTTAATAAAACCTCGGAGCGAACACAAAGAAACGAGCAGCAACAGACTCAACACGAGTCTTATGTTCTGTCAGAGATCCGTTTCACTGACGTCAGTGTTCCGTGTGTTGCTGGTCACAGTGCGACACGTCACCTCaaagtgtgcagtgtgtgagaggatcgaacagaatgaaagaaaacactggacaGCGCCCGTGGTTCGATCCCCCGGAGAGGATGGTGATCATGTTTCTGCAGGAGAAAGTTGAACGAAGTAACCGCTGAGCTAAACCAGTGCGACTGTCTCACAGAGAATAAACCTTTATGAAcacgagtgagtgagtgaggcaGAGTCCAGGTATAAACAGGCAGTCGTGGAACTCACTCACCAAACCATTGCCGAGctcacgctgccttgctcctgctcctccacccaACTGCtcaacaccaccaccctccATCCTCTGAAAGACTATAACATATGTTCAAACTTTCATGGAGTCTGGTCTTCTCCATTTTGGctccaaattctagctcagccccgaaacacttttaattacaaaagacagacaaactgcccctgaactgtcagtcacgagcTGACGTCATGATAAACACTGTCCGCTGTCATGACGTCATGCAAGTGACCAACGCATGCACTTTATTATGAACCATCCAAGACTGTAATCTAGGTCTGTGTTTGAGTCGCAGCTGCAAAATAAATGAGTCGAAAAAAGGATGAAGTTATTCTTGAAAGTTCCCAAAAGTTTCTTGAACAATTTATTATGCGTAattaatacatacataatatttgtattattatatattgcacaccttagatgttgtacaaatgggaaagaaaacactggacaGCGCCCGCGGTTCGATCCCCCGGAGAGGATGGTGAACATGTTTCTGCAGGAGAAAGTTGAACGAAGTAACCGCTGAGCTAAACCAGTGCGACTGTGTCACAGAGAATAAACCTTTATGAAcacgagtgagtgtgtgtgtgtgtgtgtgtgtgtgtgtgtgtgtgtgtgtgtgcgtgtgtgtgtgtgtgtatttgtgtgtcctGAGAGGTGGTGTTGATAGTGATTATGATGACTTGTACCCTGGCAGTTGCCTGTACCGCACACCAGGGGGcatacatcccccccccctccctccctcccggtgCCATGACGACCAGGAGATCCGGTCCAGATAGCGAGCCCTCCTCTTGGCGCCAGATACAGGAGTCGATGCAGGGTGTGAACACGGGAGAGTGAACGGCGACAAAAGTTTGAAGGACAATGCATCATGAATTCGTCAAACATCTGCCTGTTGTAACAGCCTCGGTGAAGCGGTACGAGGTGAGAGCGCATTGCTTGTTATGGGACGCGCATATTGAACTGTCCACTTGAAAACCCATACAAACATTTGCCGTCCTGTGTTTCATACCAGTTGGCAGGAAAGTATTTATccttattattttgttatttaagaTGCATCCATTTTTTGGGGCATTATTCCATGTGTAAGGAAATGAAGGAAAGGTTTAGTTGATTTATTATAATGATGTATTTGGCCCGCTGTTTATATTAACTCCATGTTTGAGATTTGAATAGCTttctgaattgttttgtttacgGATTCACTGTGTGGTACTGTGTGTTTCATTGTCGGCTTGTATCGCTTTGTAGTTTCACAATGGTGCCTGACAgcgcaaagaaaaataaatgaatgaagcatCAGTTTGGACTCAACGCTTGCGATTTCAGCCCCAAGGGCAGTTACAGTGTGACTGAGGCAGAGTCCACGATGTGTCCACTCAGACCGGCCCTCGGAATAGGCTGTAGGGGGCGAATACTAAGGGTGCCGTCATCCATGGCGTCTCCACTTGTTTTACCAGCGGAGAGAACGAAGGAATCGAAAATATAGTCACGACAAAAGCCCGAACACATTGGACAagcaacagagagacaaactggAGAACATGTACATACAAAGAACACATCTGCTGCCTGCAACCATCTTTTACTCAATAACAACAAGGTTCAACCAGGTTGACTTTTGTTTCCCAGCAGTGCTCTGTTCGCTGCTGGCACCTCATATTCacatgggggagaaaaaaggtgTAGAGCATCACTGATTTCTCCTTTGCCAGTAGTTCCTGCCTTGCTCCCCACAGACTTGTCCTGTTCCTATATtaaagaagcagcaggagcCAGTGACTATTTTATTGGTACTTGATTCATGCTGCACAAGACAACTACAAGGCTGTTAAAGTGCCAACACAAGAACATGACGTCACGCAAACCACATAGAAAAAATCTTCTGAGTACAGAAGACGACGTGCAAATATGACACAGATTTCTGTTGGTCAGCGCCTcatgctgtgtgtctgtgtgggtccAACAAGGAGCCTCCGCGGGTACAGTGTCAGCACAGGTCACGCTGCGGCCGGATCCCGGTGCAGGAGTCAGCAGGGCCTGATGGCTTctgaggagagacagagcgagactGAGGCTCAGTATCAGTCATTGTGCCGCGTCTATTCACTCCTAACACGAGTCCAGTCCACAGAGTGCGGCCTCAGACGCCGCACTGACTTCCTGTCCCAAATGTCTGCGACATAGACTGTACATCAAAATGGAAGCAGTCACCAGGTCCGGGAAAATGGAGCCAATGCTGATGTGCCTGAAAGCCTGTATGCTCTGGAATGGccagcggagggcgactccgctggttgcaaaaagaaagtCAGTTTCTAGCCTAAAGttactccacttctcacttgattcaacGGGTGACGTCAGTGGGTCGCCGCCTGGTCTGCACGGGAAAACGTCTCACAAGGAGCCTTTTGTCCTCAACGCGACACAATGTAGAAGGGTTTCATATTAGACCACTGATCACGGGGCATTTGTCGGGAAAGAGCAACAATCCGCGGCTGCAAGTTCTTGATGTCAAATTAAGAGAGAtaggaaaagggaagaaaatcgGACCGATTGTCAGCGGCACTTCGAGGGTTCATCGATTCAACCGAATAGCCCGAGTTCATTGAACCAATTCACCCAAGTCCAGTGGACATGACCTCAGTTGCgtttacattttcacacacgAGATAACTTTGAACTAATCAGTCAACTTTAGATcatcttttcaacatttttaaggCGGtatatgcaaaaatcactttttcagtgtttgtgcatatctgcatgtgtatctgtggagcctgccgcCCCACAAAACACTAATCCAAAGTCATTCATTAGAGCTGAGGCAATGGCTTCACAAATCTTTTAACTATCAGTCTGGAATTGCACTCGGTAGATCGCATACCTCCACCAcggcccaacagtctcctttAATCCATTCAAGCAGCGCCGacttgcacacactcatagatatcagaaCATGTGCCTGATGTTTTTCATcgagatccatgaattattccctggcaaataggtggggggaaaaaacacagtatttcacaatgttaaagaaaatgataaaatcCGCCTCTCTGTCAGGGTCCACGGAAAAAAATTAAGGGGTTCTTTGGATGGAATGTGGAATTTCAATGGAATGTGcccaatagttttttttttgcattatcctgctgacagtcaaacaaacaaaccgacaaACCGACGGACGGGGGCCAAATCATAAACTCTTTGGCGGAGGCAACTATCACCGGGTTTCATCACttcctttttatatttcttaGGTTATACTTGAACCTGAgttcataaatttaaaaaaaaacagtatgttGAGGACTGCAGGAGGTGCAGCACGAAAATGGAGTCGAATACTACCGTTTCAATTTTGACTGATCTCTGCCACTTGGAAAACTGGTAAAACTTGAAAACTTGATTTACCTGCCAGGTAGCCCAGGGGCAATAATAAGCTGCTGGGCACCCAGGGACCGCGACACCGTGACATTTAATACCTGTCATAGGGTCATGCGATACATTTTACAAGTGAAAGACAATACTAACGTTTCCCTTTGCGTACGCTGCGGTCTATGGTGATTTGCTTCTCTTCGTTCCTCTTCCTTCGGGTCAGGGTGCAGTTGTAGCTCACGGCCTCATTGGCGGCCAGCCGACCCTGGTCCGGGAGGATAAACTTGCACATCTCGTCAGACGCCTTGGCCATCACGACCCCGTCCGATGTCTTGAACTCACAGTCGAACGATGGAGAGCTCTGACAGTATGCGTAGTGGCAGTTCAACCTACGGCGGATGAAAATGTTACGGTTAACCCTTTTTTGAATGCCATACTTCATTTAATGCCAAAATCTACAGCAAATGCATTTTCGAATGAATGTGACAAGGGTGTGCTTTTCGTGAAGGAGTGGACTGGATGCTCGAACCTGAGGCTCCCATTCTTGGTGACGCAGGCGGTAAAAATGCCAAAATCCCCTTGCTTTTTGGCAGTTGAACCTGCAATCAGATGATACACTGTTTGCATGAACCATGTCATAATAAATATATCCAGAATTTCCAGATGAACCCTAGACTTATTTActtaaaagttttttattcatatatctttattatcttttttttgcaccattttCGTACGAAAATCTCGTGTGTTCAGTATAACTGCTGGACTTTGATGACTTCAGTGTTGTCGCTTTTGTGGGAGAaatcgggtacttttagtctAATGCTCGTTCaacagcggcagccatcttggttgtttgcaAAAGTCACTTCCCTCCGCGccgtggtataaaccccgcccattatcagataatcgtttgtgattggaccagcaagcTTTGAGCTGGAGGCAAATtccttcccaatggaggagatccagaccgagtctggcagagcaagtGAAATGGATGACAAATGATAAATGTAAAACAGGGAAACAGGATgaaacacagtttcttttttgcGCAGTGGCAGATCACgacattcatttcttttcacgTCCATTTATTCTGCT
Coding sequences within it:
- the usf1 gene encoding upstream stimulatory factor 1, with the translated sequence MKSQQKSPEPDGTVTINEEGSVVATAEDPAAIATIQSAATFTDQPIKYLFKTEGAGGQVTYRVIQVSDGQLEAQTDGAAAVSLVTGFPATSQTVTQAVFSQSEGLEGDGSPETQYTYYPATIADATTGTMVTTVQASDTLLGQTTPTGQLYVMMSPQEVLTGSNQRTIAPRTQPYIAKQEAPRGSRDDKRRAQHNEVERRRRDKINNWIVQLSKAIPDCNVDYTKTGQSKGGILSKACDYIKELRQSNLKLGEDTGTLDRLRVDNQLLRQEVEDWKSKNQILRNLLRQHGIAGSSSAEPQ